In Diabrotica undecimpunctata isolate CICGRU chromosome 4, icDiaUnde3, whole genome shotgun sequence, a single genomic region encodes these proteins:
- the Sfxn2 gene encoding sideroflexin-2 has translation MTERIKIDEPLWDQNTFVGRFKHFLWVTDPRTCIESEETLDNAKLLVEKYRKGLEPPGTTKEQIIYAKKLYESAFHPDSGEKQNVFGRMSFQVPGGMAITGAMLQWYRTPFAVVFWQWVNQSFNALVNYTNRNAKSPTTTTQLVVAYASATSSAMITALGCKQYWGKMANPFIQRYVPFAAVAAANCVNIPLMRQNEIIYGIDCSDENGKIVGQSKVAAAKGISQVVFSRIVMCAPGMCILPIIMERAEKFKFMQRITFLHGPIQVMGVGCFLTFMVPAACALFPQRCSIKTSTIAWLEPEHYEKIKQNCGDKVPEMLYFNKGL, from the exons ATGACCGAAAGAATCAAGATCGACGAGCCTCTCTGGGATCAAAATACATTCGTAGGACGTTTTAAGCACTTCTTGTGGGTTACAGATCCTAGAACATGCATCGAGAGCGAAGAAACGTTGGACAACGCTAAATTGCTGGTCGAGAAATACAGAAAAGGTCTGGAACCGCCTGGGACGACGAAGGAACAAATCATCTACGCAAAGAAGTTATATGAGAGTGCTTTCCATCCCGATAGTGGCGAAAAGCAGAATGTCTTCGGAAGGATGTCTTTCCAAGTACCTGGAGGTATGGCAATCACAGGAGCCATGTTGCAGTGGTACAG GACTCCATTTGCTGTGGTCTTCTGGCAATGGGTAAATCAATCCTTCAACGCTCTAGTCAACTATACGAACCGGAACGCCAAGTCTCCTACTACCACAACGCAACTAGTGGTCGCCTATGCCTCAGCAACTTCATCAGCTATGATCACAGCGTTGGGCTGCAAGCAGTATTGGGGCAAGATGGCTAATCCTTTTATACAG AGATATGTACCGTTTGCTGCAGTGGCAGCCGCCAATTGCGTGAATATTCCGCTCATGAGACAAAACGAGATCATCTACGGCATCGACTGCTCCGACGAAAACGGCAAAATCGTCGGCCAATCAAAGGTAGCGGCAGCGAAAGGCATCTCCCAAGTAGTTTTCTCTAGGATAGTTATGTGCGCACCTGGCATGTGTATTCTGCCCATAATCATGGAAAGAGCAGAGAAGTTTAAATTTATGCAGAGGATTACGTTCCTACATGGACCTATTCAAGTTATGGGCGTTGGTTGTTT CTTAACCTTCATGGTACCAGCTGCTTGTGCTCTCTTCCCACAAAGATG tTCAATCAAAACCTCAACGATAGCTTGGCTAGAACCGGAGCATtacgaaaaaataaaacagaactgCGGCGACAAAGTCCCTGAAATGCTTTACTTCAACAAGGGTCTCTAA